A genomic region of ANME-2 cluster archaeon contains the following coding sequences:
- the tpiA gene encoding triose-phosphate isomerase, with protein MDRPLIVLNFKTYTEGTGANAVTIAQACKDVANDTGANIVAVPQLPDIHRVASAVDIPVFSQHIDGIGAGSFTGHIMAGTIKEAGATGTLINHSERRLGLADIDASLSAARHVGLTTIVCTNNIATTRAASALGPDYVAVEPPELIGSGIPVSKADPGVVSGSVEAVRQVNPSVKVLCGAGISKGEDLKSALELGSVGVLLASGIVKAKDPKAALYELVSGI; from the coding sequence ATGGATAGACCTTTAATAGTACTGAATTTCAAGACATATACTGAAGGCACAGGTGCCAATGCTGTCACAATTGCCCAGGCATGCAAAGATGTTGCTAACGATACCGGAGCCAATATCGTAGCTGTACCCCAATTACCTGATATACACCGCGTGGCATCTGCCGTGGATATACCTGTTTTTTCGCAACACATCGACGGTATTGGGGCAGGAAGTTTCACCGGCCATATCATGGCAGGAACCATAAAAGAAGCTGGCGCCACAGGTACGCTTATCAATCATTCAGAAAGAAGGTTGGGGCTGGCAGATATCGACGCATCCCTGTCTGCGGCACGCCACGTGGGACTGACCACCATCGTGTGTACCAACAATATCGCCACCACCCGGGCAGCATCGGCACTGGGACCTGATTACGTAGCTGTTGAACCACCTGAACTTATAGGGTCGGGCATACCAGTATCAAAGGCAGACCCTGGAGTGGTCTCGGGCTCGGTGGAAGCGGTCAGGCAGGTGAACCCCTCCGTAAAAGTACTGTGCGGTGCAGGGATCAGCAAAGGGGAGGACCTGAAATCTGCACTGGAACTGGGCAGTGTGGGTGTGCTCCTGGCCTCGGGGATTGTCAAAGCCAAAGACCCAAAAGCTGCTCTCTATGAACTGGTAAGCGGCATCTGA